A section of the Petrimonas sulfuriphila genome encodes:
- a CDS encoding DUF1080 domain-containing protein: MKSLTTFNLLLVIVLGCFWGSCSERKQDSGIAVPQNDVSSYLGQWTFDFGQRSVGWLQVRQEVGYLDADLMWGGGGVFYGLPYVYVAGGNLYLGRNSRNTVLTRDGGGQPLLSRSYPAWIELTREGDSISGYYLSPKVDGTGLDSIYIRGAKLPEMQPAPDLSKLSFGEPVRLIRNNGDLTGWRLIEEDLKNGWTMNDGVLTNNPVQTEGEEHIRYGNLRTEDVYEDFNLKLEVNAPRGSNSGVYLRGMYEVQVADSYDRPLDWGGSMGAIFTRITPTVKAEKPAGEWQDLDITLYKRHITVKLNGVTIIENQPVYGATGGAIQSDITAPGPIYLQGDHTAISYRNIVLTPIIN; encoded by the coding sequence ATGAAATCATTAACAACTTTTAATTTATTGTTAGTTATTGTGTTGGGATGCTTCTGGGGCTCGTGCAGTGAAAGAAAACAGGACTCCGGAATTGCTGTTCCTCAAAACGATGTTTCTTCCTACCTGGGACAATGGACTTTCGATTTCGGTCAGCGATCCGTGGGGTGGCTGCAGGTGAGGCAGGAAGTAGGTTATTTGGATGCGGACCTGATGTGGGGTGGTGGAGGTGTTTTTTATGGGTTGCCTTATGTTTATGTTGCAGGAGGGAACCTGTACTTGGGAAGAAATTCCCGGAACACAGTTCTGACCAGGGATGGTGGCGGCCAACCGCTGTTATCGAGAAGCTATCCTGCCTGGATTGAGCTGACAAGGGAAGGGGACAGTATTTCGGGCTACTATTTAAGCCCGAAGGTTGATGGAACCGGACTTGATTCGATTTACATAAGAGGAGCTAAATTACCCGAGATGCAGCCTGCACCGGACCTGAGCAAGTTGAGTTTCGGAGAACCTGTACGGTTAATCAGGAACAACGGCGACCTAACCGGATGGAGGCTGATAGAAGAAGACCTGAAGAACGGCTGGACAATGAATGACGGTGTGCTTACGAATAATCCGGTTCAAACAGAAGGAGAGGAACATATCCGTTACGGAAATCTCCGTACGGAGGATGTGTATGAGGATTTTAACCTTAAGCTTGAGGTTAATGCCCCTCGGGGAAGCAACAGCGGGGTATACCTCCGCGGGATGTACGAGGTGCAGGTGGCAGACTCCTACGATAGGCCTCTCGACTGGGGCGGCAGTATGGGTGCTATATTTACCAGAATCACTCCTACGGTTAAGGCTGAAAAACCGGCCGGAGAATGGCAGGATCTAGACATTACGCTATACAAGCGTCACATTACCGTTAAATTAAACGGAGTAACCATTATCGAAAATCAACCCGTGTATGGGGCAACCGGCGGGGCTATCCAATCGGATATTACCGCTCCGGGCCCGATCTATCTTCAGGGAGATCATACAGCTATTTCTTACAGGAACATAGTGTTGACTCCCATAATCAATTGA